The Magnolia sinica isolate HGM2019 chromosome 10, MsV1, whole genome shotgun sequence genome includes a window with the following:
- the LOC131258163 gene encoding uncharacterized protein LOC131258163 isoform X3 — translation MHVLLVMGGEQQAQPLSWFHDNDGQHMMMSDDPNLLPQRVSFRLKTDTNLFEIAKCKTSMSAIEAQDGADVSGVLTVMTLGMFYAAVAKTTFKGDSQSSLHHFWYLAELDIQGNGIDDLGGSLLSCFPESFTSMETLNFANLFMCMLMLTLIYASEKIADAKLAKDFQAVLKEFQKAQWLAAETETTYAPFVPQAVLPSSYTVSEIDIRSEKKYKRGCPS, via the exons ATGCATGTACTGTTAGTAATGGGTGGTGAACAGCAAGCGCAGCCACTATCATGGTTTCACGATAATGATGGTCAGCATATGATGATGTCAGATGACCCAAATCTGCTGCCTCAAAG GGTCAGTTTCAGACTGAAAACTGATACAAATCTCTTTGAGATTGCAAAGTGCAAGACATCTATGTCTGCAATTGAG GCTCAAGATGGGGCTGATGTTTCAGGTGTCTTGACAGTAATGACTCTAGGAAT GTTTTATGCAGCAGTCGCTAAAACAACTTTCAAAGGTGACAGCCAATCAAGTTTGCATCATTTCTG GTATTTGGCTGAGCTGGACATACAGGGGAATGGGATTGATGATCTTGGAGGCAGCTTGCTAAGTTGCTTCCCTGAAAGCTTCACATCCATGGAAACACTGAATTTTGCTAATTTATTCATGTGCATGCTCATGCTCACACTCATATAT GCCAGCGAAAAGATAGCTGATGCAAAGCTTGCAAAAGATTTCCAAGCAGTTCTGAAAGAGTTTCAGAAAGCTCAGTGGCTTGCTGCTGAGACGGAGACAACATATGCTCCTTTTGTTCCTCAAGCAGTTCTTCCTTCCAG TTATACTGTGAGTGAGATAGACATACGTtcagaaaaaaaatacaaaagaggGTGCCCTTCTTGA
- the LOC131258162 gene encoding (S)-canadine synthase CYP719A21-like, giving the protein MNPSAISSQTLSQENEVIAMTQTIQEQAMINGGIIRPLVYFRHNIARVVGHLCFGPAFNNEAFIIGIDPLINDAISLSAFTRFSDAFPFFRSIPGLWGPYRQAFEICDRIVSMVQSEITHYQSSKSPCTTCYLHFLLSHGYPMETIIFILFETFLLTNDSTSFTIAWALAFLIRNPEIQLKLFKEVSGGDEKRERVTVDQVNKMPYLQAVVNEVLRMKPIAPLGIPHKTVKDTTLKGWKIDEGTAVMVNIYALHHDPKVWDHPEQFMLERFLNENAPMEKSLLPFGAGRRICVGRDLGKLQVGLTLANLINKFEWVATDGDGPDMTDAYTAILRMKEPLLAGIKLRTNLGTTLS; this is encoded by the coding sequence ATGAATCCATCAGCCATATCTAGTCAAACACTATCTCAAGAAAACGAAGTGATAGCCATGACACAAACAATCCAAGAACAAGCTATGATCAATGGTGGAATTATCCGCCCCTTGGTCTACTTTCGACACAACATAGCACGGGTGGTTGGGCACCTTTGTTTTGGCCCTGCCTTCAACAATGAGGCATTTATTATTGGCATAGACCCTCTTATTAACGACGCCATCAGCCTATCTGCTTTTACCCGTTTTTCCGATGCTTTCCCTTTCTTTCGCTCCATCCCGGGCTTGTGGGGTCCATATAGACAAGCATTTGAAATTTGCGATCGTATAGTGTCGATGGTACAGTCAGAAATCACTCACTACCAATCATCAAAATCGCCATGCACCACTTGCTACTTGCACTTCCTCCTCTCGCATGGCTACCCGATGGAAACCATTATCTTTATCTTATTCGAGACATTCTTGCTCACCAATGATAGCACATCATTTACTATTGCTTGGGCTCTAGCATTCCTTATACGAAACCCCGAAATCCAACTGAAGCTATTTAAAGAAGTAAGCGGAGGAgacgagaagagagagagggtgacTGTAGATCAAGTGAATAAGATGCCATATCTTCAAGCTGTAGTGAATGAAGTGCTTCGGATGAAACCGATTGCACCTCTCGGCATCCCCCACAAGACAGTGAAAGATACTACATTGAAGGGTTGGAAGATCGACGAGGGTACTGCTGTTATGGTAAATATCTATGCTCTCCATCACGATCCAAAGGTCTGGGATCATCCAGAGCAGTTCATGCTAGAGCGGTTCCTGAATGAAAATGCACCCATGGAAAAGTCTTTGCTTCCGTTTGGAGCAGGTAGGCGAATTTGTGTAGGAAGGGATCTGGGCAagcttcaggtgggcctcaccctggCTAATTTGATTAACAAGTTTGAATGGGTTGCCACTGATGGGGATGGCCCCGACATGACTGATGCTTATACTGCTATTCTTAGGATGAAAGAGCCCCTCTTGGCAGGTATCAAGCTTCGTACTAACCTTGGAACCACCCTCTCTTGA